TGGTCAATCCGATTTGGCAGAACAGTTACCTTCGCGCCTTTGGGCATACCATTGAAGGAGGCACTTCCGAGATCCAGAAGAACATCGTGGCGGAACGGATTCTCGGATTGCCGAAGGATGTGAAGTTTTGATCCCTGGACGACCTGTGGTGTCCGGTTCGGTCGTGACAAGGTCCGGCGATTATTGTGTGGAGGTGGATGCAAGATGGATTTTGCATTGAATTCGGAACAGGAAATGTTTCAGCAGACGATGCGCCAGTATCTGGAATCCAAAGGCGGGACCGGCCTGGCACGCCAGTACATGGAAGGACAGCGGGAAGTGCTGCGCCAATTGTGGACAGGAATGGCGGAGCTCGGGTTTATGGGCGTGAATGTTCCCGAGCAGTATGGCGGACTCGGACAGGGTCCCTTGTCGCTGGTGCCCATTCTCGAGGAGCTGGGCCGTGTCGTGGCTCCGGGGCTGTATCCGGAAACGATGGCCCTGGCCGTGCCCTTGCTGGAGATGTACGGGTCTGAGGAGCAGAAACAGCGGTATCTTTCCGACATTGCGGAAGGTAAGCGGATGGTTACGCTGGCGTGTCACGAGCCGCCTGCCGGCCGGTTTGCCGCCGGCGACATCCAGATGACGGCAAAAAAAGAGGGGGAAGATTATATCCTCAACGGCGCAAAGACGCTGGTCCCGCATGGCGATCAGGCAGATACCCTGATTGTGCTGGCGAGGACGGCGCAGGGAAGCGCGGAATCCGGCCTGACACTTTTCCTGGTGGACAGGGAGACGGCCGGTTTGTCAGCGCGGGTCCTGAAAAGCTTTGATCAGACGAGGGATTGGGCGGAAGTGCAATTTCATGAGGTGAGATTCCCGCAGTCGCAACGGCTGGGCCCTGAGCAGGCGGGGTGGGTACTCCTGCAGGAAGGATTGAAGCACCTCCATGTGGCGCTCTGTGCGACGATGGTGGGAGGGATGGCGCAGGCGGTGGAGATGTCCACCGAATATGCCAAGACGCGGAAGCAATTTGGGCAGCCCATCGGCCGCTTCCAAGCCATCAAGCACCGGATCGTGGAGATGAAGCTGGACCTTGAGAGCGCCCGTTCGTTGACCTATTACGCGGCATGGGCCCTGGAAAATGGCGCGCCGGATCAAGAGGCGGCCATCTACAGCGCCCGGGCGATGATCAACGAATCCTACATCCGGGTGGCCGGTCACAACATCCAGAACCACGGCGGCATGGGCTTTACATGGGAGTACGACTGCCACCTCTACATCAAGCGGGCGCGTGCGCTTGAGAACTATCTGGGCTCGCCGAGCCTTTACCGGGAAAAAGCGGCCGTGGCGCTCGGTTGGTAACAGGAAACAGGTTTGGAAAACCGGTGAGAACGAAAGGAGGGGGAACATGACAACATCCACTCTGAGGCATTCGCAACAACTGCTGGTTGGAGAGGCGCTGCGGAGGGCGGCTTTCCGCTCTCCGGATATGGAAGCCTATGTATATGAAGAACAGCGTTTGACCTATCGCCAGATGGAGCAACGGGTGCTCCATCTGGCCGGATGGCTTCAGGCGCAAGGTTTGGGTTACGATGACAAGGTTGGCTTTATTCTCCGGAATGAACTGGCATTTCCTGAAGTTTTCTTTGCGGTGGCCCTGGCCGGAACAGTGGGCGTGCCGATCAATTTTCGATTGGCAGGTGATGAAATCGATTACATTGTAAATCATTCTGATAGCAAAATCCTGTTTATCGGTCGTGAATTTGTAGAGACGATTCAAGCGATCCGCCAGCGACTGCCGCAGGTGGAAACGATCGTGGTGGTCGGAAGCCAGGACGAGGTTCCTGGAATGGTCCGGTATAAGTCCATTTTTGAACAACCGGTTTCCTTTACTCCTTGTGAAAGGCTCACAGATGACGATGCCTGCATGATCGTTTACACGTCAGGAACAACCGGCCGTCCCAAGGGGGCGGTGCTGACCCACAAGAACCTGTACATGAATTCAATGAACATGATCGCCTTTTCCGGCCTGAGGCCACAGAACAAGCAGTTGGTCGTCCCGCCGCTCTTTCATGTGGCGGCCATGTCGACACTGGTGACGACCACCCTGCTTGGAGGGACGACGGTGATTCACCGCGAGTTTGAGCCAGTGAAGATTCTGGAAACCATCCAGGCGGAGCGGATCACGCAACTCTTTCTCGTGCCGGCGATGTGGAATTTTCTTTTCCAAGTCCCGAATATTGAACAGTATGACCTGAGCTCGTTGACCTCCTGTTCGACCGGTGGGGCGATTTGTCCGCTGGAACTGAAGAAACGGATCATGCATTACTTCCCCAATGCCAACTTGTATGAAGCATTCGGGCAGACTGAGATGAGCCCTTGTGCCACGGTGCTCGGCCATGAAGATATCCTGCGCAAGACGACATCGGTCGGCAAGCCGGCGTTGAATGTGGAAGTGCGCATTGTGGATGACGAGATGAACGATGTGCCGGTGGG
The nucleotide sequence above comes from Bacillus thermozeamaize. Encoded proteins:
- a CDS encoding acyl-CoA dehydrogenase, which codes for MDFALNSEQEMFQQTMRQYLESKGGTGLARQYMEGQREVLRQLWTGMAELGFMGVNVPEQYGGLGQGPLSLVPILEELGRVVAPGLYPETMALAVPLLEMYGSEEQKQRYLSDIAEGKRMVTLACHEPPAGRFAAGDIQMTAKKEGEDYILNGAKTLVPHGDQADTLIVLARTAQGSAESGLTLFLVDRETAGLSARVLKSFDQTRDWAEVQFHEVRFPQSQRLGPEQAGWVLLQEGLKHLHVALCATMVGGMAQAVEMSTEYAKTRKQFGQPIGRFQAIKHRIVEMKLDLESARSLTYYAAWALENGAPDQEAAIYSARAMINESYIRVAGHNIQNHGGMGFTWEYDCHLYIKRARALENYLGSPSLYREKAAVALGW
- a CDS encoding acyl-CoA synthetase; this encodes MTTSTLRHSQQLLVGEALRRAAFRSPDMEAYVYEEQRLTYRQMEQRVLHLAGWLQAQGLGYDDKVGFILRNELAFPEVFFAVALAGTVGVPINFRLAGDEIDYIVNHSDSKILFIGREFVETIQAIRQRLPQVETIVVVGSQDEVPGMVRYKSIFEQPVSFTPCERLTDDDACMIVYTSGTTGRPKGAVLTHKNLYMNSMNMIAFSGLRPQNKQLVVPPLFHVAAMSTLVTTTLLGGTTVIHREFEPVKILETIQAERITQLFLVPAMWNFLFQVPNIEQYDLSSLTSCSTGGAICPLELKKRIMHYFPNANLYEAFGQTEMSPCATVLGHEDILRKTTSVGKPALNVEVRIVDDEMNDVPVGEVGEIVYRGPTVMKEYYKNPEATAEAFRGGWFHSGDLVRMDEEGFVYVVDRKKDMIISGGENIYPAEIEEVLYTHPGILEAAVIGVPDETWGETVKAVVVPKPGAQLTAEEVIAHCTRHLASYKKPRIVEFVEVLPRNAAGKVLKRVLREAHQTR